The following coding sequences are from one Rutidosis leptorrhynchoides isolate AG116_Rl617_1_P2 chromosome 11, CSIRO_AGI_Rlap_v1, whole genome shotgun sequence window:
- the LOC139875380 gene encoding uncharacterized protein, producing the protein MNKALRKKQLKVETPEDRRLQNSCKSPLSTIGSNSPLGISNIDSVNSTSTTKTKRIGRPPKYKLSPSDTIPFSLENINKNAGSLSQPSSSAGNIATKSSSQLHTIRSPLSDITKSHGNTSYVTPGKKKLGRNPKYVLQNTFGNQELPIKQELTVKRRGRPPKYKFSDEEMIPLDLPDGMNDNTIGDDDDNKKFSGRSLEYRDLGDPIYICTSCKARLWKSEAMRGNPSFTRKAYSLCCLNDKVELPPLNDPPQLLLDLFTGQSEHGKNFMENIRRYNMIFSFTSIGGKIDHSINNGNGPYVYRMQGQNYHLVGSLLPEPGQDPRFCQLYIYDTGNEVDNRINSYGNGSSKSTSNQNSLLPNTVHRLKGLLDHVNPLVKKFRMARDRLDMDEDEPIQIKLIGSRAQDGRTYNLPTANEVAAIIIGDIDGSCDKRDIVLDHRRKGLRRISELQPSYLALQYPLLFPYAQDGYRVDILHKGVEIEDATGHARLTLREFFAYRLQMRVGEKSLILMSRKLLQQFMVDAYTMVENTRLHYIRNNQKAFRVAQISSLHEAQETGNYDVSAMGTRITLPSSFTGGARYMYANYMDAMAIVRSFGPPDLFITLTSNPKWPEVLRVLAPLNLNREDRPDIVTRVFKMKLDSLYDQIKDEKMFGYLRGGLYVIEFQKRGLPHVHMILWLDKTEATPNASEIDRFISAEIPDKDEDPELYSLVSDFMMHGPCGEKHKECPCMRSGTCSKGFPKDFTNESHFDADGFPVYKRRNDGNFIMKKGEKLDNRHVVGYNKSLLRQYQAHMNIEWCNQFGSIKYLFKYINKGPDRISAQFHANNNNSANNSANQAQTTTTVRDEINEYYSCRYLSACEAAWRIFNYEIVFRSPAVYRLSFHLPNQQPIVYDGDDCMEQVINKPSVGASQFIEWMKYNEENPDGRQYTYVEFPRHYVWNATPRKWSKRQGQKTVARLHYVHPKSGEAYYLRIMLNKVRGPTCYEDLRTVDGIIYDTFKEACYAMGLLDDDKEYIASIKEVHQWSTWNACRSHFVSLITTDSITFPDRVWKETCDLLSDDLAREVPERLKSNDPETFRRVLHNIALSRIEKDLNSAGYSLRNIPNMPFPDLEFV; encoded by the exons ATGAACAAAGCGTTAAGAAAAAAACAGTTAAAGGTTGAAACTCCAGAGGATAGAAGATTGCAGAATTCATGTAAAAGTCCACTATCCACGATAG GTTCAAACAGTCCACTAGGTATCTCTAATATTGATAGTGTGAATTCAACCTCTACTACTAAAACAAAACGGATTGGACGCCCACCAAAATACAAACTTTCGCCATCCGATACTATTCCATTCAGCttagaaaatataaataaaaacgcTG GTTCTTTATCTCAACCATCATCTTCTGCCGGAAATATCGCAACCAAGAGTTCTTCTCAGTTACACACTATCAGAAGTCCGTTGTCTGACATAACCAAAA GTCATGGTAACACATCATACGTTACACCTGGAAAAAAAAAATTAGGAAGAAATCCTAAATATGTATTGCAAAATACATTTGGTAACCAAGAACTTCCTATTAAGCAAGAATTAACCGTCAAACGTAGAGGAAGACCACCAAAGTACAAATTTTCTGATGAAGAAATGATACCGTTAGATTTACCAGATGGTATGAATGACAACACAATaggagatgatgatgataataagaaGTTTTCTGGAAGAAGTCTTG AATATAGAGACCTTGGTGATCCTATATATATATGCACTTCATGCAAAGCACGATTGTGGAAATCTGAAGCAATGCGAGGCAATCCTTCTTTTACAAGAAAAGCTTATTCTTTATGTTGTTTAAATGATAAAGTCGAACTACCACCTTTGAATGATCCGCCACAGTTGTTATTAGATCTATTTACTGGTCAAAGCGAACATGGCAAAAATTTTATGGAGAATATACGGCGGTATAACATGATATTCAGTTTTACATCGATTGGTGGCAAAATTGACCATTCTATCAACAACGGCAACGGTCCTTATGTATATCGTATGCAAGGTCAAAATTATCATCTGGTAGGTAGCTTACTGCCCGAGCCTGGTCAAGATCCACGATTCTGCCAACTATATATCTATGACACTGGAAATGAAGTAGATAACCGCATTAATTCATACGG TAACGGAAGTTCCAAATCAACGTCAAACCAAAACTCATTGCTTCCGAACACAGTACACCGTTTGAAAGGTTTGCTTGACCATGTTAATCCGTTGGTTAAAAAATTTCGTATGGCAAGAGATCGGTTAGACATGGACGAAGATGAACCGATACAAATCAAACTAATTGGTAGCCGAGCACAAGATGGACGAACTTATAATTTACCAACTGCAAATGAAGTTGCTGCAATAATAATTGGAGATATTGATGGATCTTGTGATAAACGTGACATTGTATTGGATCACCGTAGAAAGGGATTAAGACGTATAAGTGAGCTTCAACCGTCTTATTTAGCACTACAGTATCCACTATTATTTCCCTACGCTCAAGATGGTTACAGAGTAGATATACTCCATAAGGGTGTTGAAATAGAGGACGCTACTGGACATGCACGTCTCACTTTACGTGAATTTTTTGCTTATCGATTACAAATGAGAGTAGGCGAAAAGTCTTTGATTCTAATGTCAAGAAAACTTTTACAGCAGTTCATGGTAGATGCTTATACTATGGTCGAGAATACAAGGCTGCATTACATCAGGAACAATCAGAAAGCATTCAGAGTTGCTCAAATCTCCAGTTTGCACGAAGCACAAGAAACTGGAAATTATGATGTTTCAGCTATGGGCACACGGATAACACTTCCTTCTTCTTTTACGGGCGGAGCAAGATATATGTATGCAAACTATATGGATGCTATGGCTATTGTTCGATCATTTGGTCCACCTGACCTTTTTATCACTTTAACGTCTAATCCAAAATGGCCTGAAGTTCTTCGTGTTTTGGCGCCTTTGAATCTAAACCGAGAAGATAGGCCAGATATTGTTACACGCGTATTTAAAATGAAACTAGATTCTTTGTACGATCAAATCAAAGATGAAAAGATGTTCGGATATCTTAGAGGAG GTTTATATGTTATAGAATTTCAGAAACGTGGGTTACCTCATGTCCACATGATATTATGGCTTGACAAAACAGAAGCCACACCAAACGCTTCAGAAATTGACAGATTTATTAGTGCTGAAATACCAGATAAAGATGAGGATCCAGAACTGTATTCTTTAGTTTCAGATTTTATGATGCATGGACCGTGCGGAGAGAAACATAAAGAATGTCCATGCATGCGAAGCGGTACTTGCTCGAAAGGATTTCCAAAGGATTTCACAAATGAGAGCCACTTTGACGCAGATGGTTTCCCTGTATACAAACGCCGTAATGATGGTAATTTTATTATGAAAAAAGGAGAAAAGCTAGACAACAG GCACGTAGTTGGTTATAATAAATCACTACTCAGACAGTACCAAGCACACATGAATATTGAATGGTGTAACCAGTTCGGATCCATAAAGTATCTGTTCAAGTATATCAACAAAGGTCCAGACAGAATATCTGCTCAATTTCATGCTAATAACAACAATTCTGCAAATAATAGCGCAAATCAAGCCCAAACGACAACCACTGTTAGGGATGAGATTAATGAGTATTATAGCTGTCGTTACCTATCTGCATGTGAGGCCGCTTGGCGAATATTCAACTACGAGATAGTATTCAGATCCCCGGCAGTGTACAGGCTATCTTTTCATCTACCTAATCAACAACCAATTGTATATGATGGTGATGACTGTATGGAACAAGTTATTAACAAACCTTCAGTCGGCGCTTCTCAATTCATTGAGTGGATGAAATACAATGAAGAGAATCCTGATGGAAGACAGTACACTTATGTTGAATTTCCTCGCCATTATGTTTGGAATGCAACACCAAGAAAGTGGTCAAAGAGACAAGGACAGAAAACTGTTGCCCGATTACATTATGTTCATCCGAAATCAGGCGAGGCGTACTACTTACGTATCATGCTCAATAAGGTGAGAGGACCAACATGTTATGAAGACTTGCGAACTGTCGATGGTATAATTTATGATACCTTCAAGGAAGCTTGCTATGCAATGGGACTAttagatgatgataaagaatacaTTGCTTCTATTAAAGAGGTCCACCAATGGTCAACATGGAACGCATGTCGGTCTCATTTTGTTTCATTAATTACCACTGACAGTATCACGTTCCCTGATCGTGTTTGGAAAGAAACTTGTGACCTCCTGTCTGACGATCTTGCTAGAGAAGTACCAGAACGTCTCAAATCCAATG ATCCAGAGACATTTAGACGTGTCCTACACAACATTGCACTTTCGAGAATTGAAAAGGACCTTAATAGTGCAGGTTACAGCTTGCGTAACATACCTAATATGCCTTTTCCAGATCTCGAATTTGTATAG